In Nostoc sp. GT001, a genomic segment contains:
- a CDS encoding sulfate/molybdate ABC transporter ATP-binding protein: MGIVVENVSKQFGSFKAVDEVSLEIKSGSLVALLGPSGSGKSTLLRLISGLEMPDRGKILLTGKDATYQSVQQRNIGFVFQHYALFKHLTVKQNIAFGLEIRKAQPKKIKGRVEQLLELVQLNGLGDRYPSQLSGGQRQRVALARALAVEPEVLLLDEPFGALDAKVRKDLRAWLRRLHDEVHVTTVFVTHDQEEAMEVSDEVVVMNKGRVEQVGTPAEIYDNPATAFVMSFIGPVNVLPSTSKIFQSSGFDAPHPEVFLRPQDVIFEKVANGTTTAATVSRLIHLGWEIQVELTFDDGQVLMAHLTRDRFNDLELEPLQRVYVKPKDAKSFPVSYSI, from the coding sequence GTGGGCATAGTAGTTGAAAATGTCTCCAAACAATTCGGGAGTTTCAAGGCAGTTGATGAGGTTAGCCTGGAAATTAAGAGTGGTTCGCTAGTTGCGTTGCTTGGGCCTTCGGGTTCGGGTAAATCTACGCTATTACGGTTAATTTCAGGTTTAGAAATGCCAGATAGGGGCAAAATTCTGCTTACTGGTAAAGATGCTACATACCAAAGCGTGCAGCAACGCAATATTGGCTTTGTATTTCAGCACTATGCCCTATTTAAGCATTTGACTGTTAAGCAAAATATTGCCTTTGGCTTAGAAATTCGTAAGGCACAGCCCAAGAAGATTAAGGGGCGGGTAGAACAGTTACTCGAATTGGTGCAATTGAATGGATTAGGCGATCGCTATCCATCACAACTTTCTGGTGGTCAAAGACAACGAGTAGCTTTAGCGAGGGCATTGGCAGTAGAACCGGAAGTTTTATTGCTAGATGAACCCTTTGGCGCACTTGATGCTAAAGTCCGCAAAGATTTACGGGCATGGTTACGCCGCCTCCATGATGAGGTTCATGTTACCACAGTTTTCGTTACCCACGACCAAGAGGAAGCAATGGAAGTTTCCGATGAGGTTGTGGTGATGAATAAAGGACGTGTGGAACAGGTAGGGACACCAGCTGAAATTTACGATAATCCTGCCACCGCATTTGTAATGAGCTTCATTGGTCCGGTGAATGTGTTACCCAGTACCTCGAAGATTTTTCAAAGTAGCGGCTTTGATGCACCACACCCAGAAGTATTTTTGCGCCCGCAAGATGTGATTTTTGAAAAGGTTGCTAACGGTACGACTACGGCTGCGACAGTAAGCCGATTGATACATTTGGGTTGGGAAATTCAGGTGGAATTAACTTTCGATGACGGGCAAGTATTGATGGCGCATTTAACACGCGATCGCTTTAATGACTTAGAGTTAGAACCTCTACAGCGAGTGTATGTAAAGCCAAAGGATGCAAAGTCCTTTCCAGTGTCTTATTCAATTTGA
- a CDS encoding HEAT repeat domain-containing protein, translating to MLITPRHTSRSLFFLFCFTLLLTFLLSLPWVSAEEKPKPEAWQINGIVAALKDLIPEVRATATQNLQKYQLDNLKFQIKNYDELVKQFVKQLQDKDSAVSRKAAAEALGQMQAKEQAPQVAKLLIDSDSSVRSAVAQALGQMQAKEQTPQVAKLLIDSDSDVRKAAAVALGQMQAKEVVPQVVQLLTNPDGDARYAAIQALGQMQAKEQIPLVAKLLKEDPEAYIRHAAVQALGQMQAKEQAPQVVQLLKNPDGGVRGAAIQALGQMQAKEQIPQVVQLLTNPDTHTRYAAIQALGQMQAKEQIPKLVQLLEDSEGVIRHAAVQALGQMQAKEQIPLVAKLLKDPEAYIRKAATEELGQMQAKEQTPLVTKLLIDSDSDVRKAAAVALGQMQAKEQTSLVAKLLEDPDSGVRHAAVQALGQMQAKEQAPRVAKLLKEDFDSGVRYAAAQALMKLGQQDLPVVVQVLDSVHYYPSEVGQIRFVAHFLGGGESQVETLMQWVGEPKMPPEKPPSYKQGVDAMEVFQKAWKNCKSLPKLQRELAQQISEVAANQQIIWKAKDINLLETHKSNLKNVKSTHADALQSVIDNVEYRQWFLKARNTILIHITFWLALIFAYPKFPQVQAIFFWNPWVRRILGVGYVGFLLTWFPPLRRKLFEPFKPSLLADAGLDNFYDQSYFPESKVKVPTSGDILPITAALPSIQGQIILEGDSGLGKSMFLRHLLQNSQRIVVYLPAQKCHKGVIEAIQDKLHGQAQDAGFLKNLIYSGAIDICIDGLNEVTAETRAKICQFVESYFRGNIIMTTQPLEWTPPSTAKTYYLQPLEQQQIQEFLISRQPRLPKDAKIQGADYAQACTNYLKEVLNNQQAQEELDAVRRILSNPMDLTVVALMLSQDKQPNLFRLQEQQYNLMAAEYQQEWKQEFPLKRFSAAVYQMRLDDKQALPADDFHQVAMSLEDEKYKMVVSRQWQDEKGEAKKEWYFRHDKIMDFFLVQNFLGETDAAEGLLVDRMGDPRFRGVYFLLATLLPLDAAKELREDLIQYAADTKDNTVSNTFVQLLRTR from the coding sequence ATGCTCATAACTCCACGCCACACCAGCAGATCGCTCTTTTTCCTTTTCTGTTTCACCCTACTCCTAACTTTCCTCCTCTCTCTACCTTGGGTGAGCGCTGAAGAAAAACCTAAGCCAGAAGCATGGCAGATTAACGGTATCGTAGCAGCCCTAAAAGACCTAATACCCGAAGTTAGAGCTACAGCAACCCAAAACTTACAGAAATATCAGCTAGATAACCTTAAATTCCAGATAAAAAACTATGATGAACTTGTAAAACAGTTTGTCAAACAGTTACAGGATAAAGATTCAGCAGTCTCCCGTAAAGCAGCAGCAGAAGCACTAGGGCAGATGCAAGCCAAGGAACAAGCTCCACAAGTTGCTAAACTGCTCATAGATTCTGACTCTAGTGTCCGTAGTGCAGTAGCACAGGCACTAGGGCAGATGCAAGCCAAGGAACAAACACCACAAGTTGCTAAACTGCTCATAGATTCTGACTCTGATGTCCGTAAAGCAGCAGCAGTGGCACTAGGGCAGATGCAAGCTAAGGAAGTAGTTCCACAAGTTGTCCAGCTGCTCACAAATCCTGACGGTGATGCCCGTTATGCAGCAATACAAGCATTAGGGCAGATGCAAGCCAAGGAACAAATTCCACTAGTTGCTAAACTTCTCAAAGAAGATCCTGAAGCCTATATCCGTCATGCAGCAGTACAAGCACTAGGGCAGATGCAAGCCAAGGAACAAGCTCCACAAGTTGTCCAGCTGCTCAAAAATCCTGACGGTGGTGTCCGTGGTGCAGCAATACAGGCATTAGGGCAGATGCAAGCAAAGGAACAAATTCCACAAGTTGTCCAGCTGCTCACAAATCCTGACACTCATACCCGTTATGCAGCAATACAGGCACTAGGGCAGATGCAAGCCAAGGAACAAATTCCAAAACTTGTCCAGCTGCTTGAAGATTCTGAAGGTGTTATCCGTCATGCAGCAGTACAAGCACTAGGGCAGATGCAAGCCAAGGAACAAATTCCACTAGTTGCTAAACTGCTCAAAGATCCTGAAGCCTATATCCGTAAAGCAGCAACAGAGGAACTAGGGCAGATGCAAGCCAAGGAACAAACTCCACTAGTTACTAAACTGCTCATAGATTCTGACTCTGATGTCCGTAAAGCAGCAGCAGTGGCACTAGGGCAGATGCAAGCCAAGGAACAAACTTCACTAGTTGCTAAACTACTCGAAGATCCTGACTCTGGTGTCCGTCATGCAGCAGTACAAGCACTAGGGCAGATGCAAGCCAAGGAACAAGCTCCACGAGTTGCTAAACTGCTCAAAGAAGATTTTGACTCTGGTGTCCGTTATGCAGCAGCACAGGCACTCATGAAACTAGGGCAACAAGATTTGCCTGTTGTTGTGCAAGTTCTAGATTCAGTTCACTATTATCCCTCTGAGGTTGGTCAAATCAGGTTTGTAGCTCATTTTTTGGGAGGTGGTGAATCACAAGTAGAAACTCTTATGCAATGGGTTGGTGAGCCTAAAATGCCCCCAGAGAAACCACCATCATATAAGCAGGGAGTGGATGCAATGGAAGTTTTCCAAAAAGCCTGGAAAAATTGTAAATCTTTACCAAAACTGCAAAGAGAACTGGCACAACAAATTTCTGAAGTTGCTGCCAACCAACAAATTATTTGGAAAGCTAAGGATATTAACTTACTGGAAACTCATAAGAGCAACCTCAAAAACGTTAAGTCCACTCACGCCGATGCACTACAGTCAGTAATTGATAATGTGGAATATAGGCAGTGGTTTCTCAAAGCCAGAAACACCATCCTTATTCACATTACCTTTTGGCTAGCCCTCATCTTTGCCTACCCCAAATTTCCCCAAGTCCAAGCCATCTTCTTCTGGAACCCTTGGGTGAGGCGCATTCTTGGCGTCGGCTATGTCGGCTTTCTCCTCACCTGGTTTCCACCCTTGCGGCGCAAATTATTTGAACCGTTCAAACCTTCCCTATTAGCCGATGCCGGCTTAGATAATTTTTATGACCAATCATACTTCCCAGAATCTAAAGTCAAAGTTCCCACTTCAGGAGACATCCTGCCAATTACCGCAGCCTTACCCAGTATTCAAGGACAAATTATCTTAGAAGGAGATTCCGGCTTAGGCAAGTCGATGTTTCTCCGTCATCTGTTGCAAAACTCCCAGCGCATCGTCGTTTATCTCCCCGCCCAAAAGTGTCATAAAGGCGTAATTGAAGCCATCCAAGACAAGCTACACGGCCAAGCCCAAGATGCCGGCTTTCTGAAAAACCTAATTTACAGTGGCGCGATAGATATCTGCATCGACGGACTCAACGAAGTCACCGCCGAAACCCGCGCCAAAATCTGCCAGTTTGTCGAAAGCTATTTCCGGGGCAACATTATCATGACTACCCAGCCCCTAGAGTGGACACCCCCCTCAACAGCCAAAACCTACTACTTGCAGCCCCTCGAACAACAACAAATTCAAGAGTTTTTGATCTCCCGTCAGCCGCGACTCCCCAAAGATGCCAAAATTCAAGGTGCTGATTATGCCCAAGCCTGCACCAATTATTTAAAAGAAGTCCTCAATAACCAGCAAGCCCAAGAAGAATTAGATGCTGTCCGCCGAATTCTTTCCAATCCAATGGATCTAACAGTGGTTGCGCTGATGCTATCACAAGATAAACAGCCAAACTTGTTTCGCCTGCAAGAACAGCAATACAACCTGATGGCGGCAGAATACCAGCAAGAATGGAAACAAGAATTTCCCCTCAAAAGATTTTCCGCCGCCGTCTACCAAATGCGACTCGATGACAAACAAGCCTTACCCGCAGATGATTTTCACCAAGTTGCCATGTCTTTAGAAGACGAGAAATACAAAATGGTAGTCAGCCGTCAGTGGCAAGATGAAAAAGGCGAAGCCAAGAAAGAATGGTACTTCCGCCACGATAAAATCATGGATTTCTTCTTGGTGCAAAACTTTCTCGGCGAAACTGATGCCGCCGAAGGACTATTAGTTGATAGAATGGGCGATCCGCGTTTTCGTGGTGTTTATTTCTTGTTAGCAACCTTACTTCCTTTAGATGCAGCCAAAGAACTGCGAGAAGATTTGATTCAATACGCCGCCGATACCAAAGACAATACGGTGAGTAATACCTTTGTGCAGTTGTTGCGAACTAGGTAA
- a CDS encoding IS4 family transposase, which yields MKLKNFTDLNAWAVEQWGDAELGDTRRTQRAIAIGAAIAANPQGSLPDMMQGWNEIRAAYRLFAEDDVTHKALIQPHITETKQSATEIKSNVVLFIQDTTELDYTHHRQVKGLGHIGDGKGRGMMLHTCLAVVPLPLNPQILGLAGQIPWLRSQKKDNDNTLVEALPELLRTDGEGEIWAEMVESIGTAPTPQTGSIWVSVGDRGSDIFSYLRRAKALYWHCLVRVTQNRVITKPDATKGYLKAFARSLQPMAEKTVVLRGRNGEPKRQVNLQVAWSQLTIQPPAIGCERKQQLIDGWCIRCWEPEGDLEWILFTTVAVNAREDALMQLDWYATRWLIEEYHKCLKTGCAVEKRQLESASSLVRLLGFFAIVSVRLLQLRQLSRSNSQLKAHEYIPTIMLKVLVARLGLTNCELTLGEFFLAIARLGGFLGRKSDGLPGWQTLWRGWLRLQDMCWAADFITQSV from the coding sequence ATGAAGTTGAAAAATTTCACAGACCTCAATGCTTGGGCAGTTGAGCAATGGGGAGATGCCGAATTAGGGGATACTCGTCGTACGCAAAGAGCGATCGCTATCGGTGCAGCCATAGCTGCCAACCCGCAAGGGAGTTTACCAGATATGATGCAAGGCTGGAATGAAATTCGTGCTGCGTACCGATTATTTGCGGAAGACGATGTAACTCATAAGGCATTAATTCAACCTCACATCACGGAGACGAAACAAAGCGCAACTGAAATAAAATCCAATGTTGTTTTATTCATCCAAGACACAACAGAACTAGATTATACTCATCATCGGCAAGTTAAGGGATTAGGGCATATTGGAGATGGCAAAGGTAGAGGAATGATGCTACACACGTGTTTAGCAGTAGTACCGTTACCTTTGAATCCACAAATTTTGGGATTGGCAGGACAAATACCTTGGCTGCGTAGTCAAAAAAAGGACAATGACAACACGTTGGTGGAAGCGCTACCAGAACTATTGAGAACAGATGGTGAAGGGGAAATTTGGGCAGAGATGGTGGAATCCATCGGCACTGCACCAACACCACAAACTGGGTCAATTTGGGTAAGTGTCGGAGACAGGGGGAGTGATATTTTTTCTTACCTTCGACGAGCCAAAGCTTTGTACTGGCACTGCTTAGTACGAGTCACTCAAAACCGAGTGATTACTAAACCTGATGCCACCAAAGGGTATCTCAAGGCATTTGCTCGTTCTTTACAACCAATGGCGGAGAAAACTGTTGTTTTGCGTGGGCGCAACGGAGAACCCAAACGTCAAGTTAACTTACAAGTAGCTTGGTCTCAATTGACAATTCAACCCCCAGCAATTGGCTGTGAAAGAAAACAACAGCTAATAGATGGTTGGTGTATTCGTTGTTGGGAACCAGAAGGAGATTTAGAATGGATTCTATTTACCACTGTTGCTGTAAATGCTCGTGAGGATGCCCTCATGCAACTAGATTGGTATGCTACACGTTGGTTAATTGAAGAGTATCATAAGTGTCTCAAAACTGGTTGTGCTGTAGAAAAACGTCAATTGGAGTCAGCTTCATCACTGGTAAGGTTACTTGGCTTTTTTGCTATAGTTTCAGTCAGATTATTACAGTTACGCCAACTTAGTCGCAGCAATTCCCAACTGAAGGCACACGAGTACATACCTACAATTATGTTAAAAGTCTTAGTTGCTCGTCTTGGGTTGACAAATTGTGAGTTGACTTTGGGTGAATTCTTTTTAGCGATCGCTCGTTTGGGTGGTTTTCTTGGCCGCAAATCCGATGGTCTACCTGGTTGGCAGACCTTATGGCGAGGCTGGTTGCGATTACAGGATATGTGTTGGGCTGCTGATTTTATCACCCAGTCAGTTTAA
- the chlP gene encoding geranylgeranyl reductase, which yields MTLRVAVIGSGPAGSSAAETLAASGIETYLFERKLDNAKPCGGAIPLCMVSEFDLPPEIIDRRVRKMKMISPSNREVDINLVNEDEYIGMCRREVLDGFLRDRAAKLGANLINATVHKLDIPGNNTDPYTIHYIDHTDGISQGIAKTLKVDLIIGADGANSRVAKEMDAGDYNYAIAFQERIRLPEDKMAYYNDLAEMYVGDDVSTDFYAWVFPKYDHVAVGTGTMHINKASIKQLQAGIRARASEKLAGGKIIKVEAHPIPEHPRPRRVVGRIALVGDAAGYVTKSSGEGIYFAAKSGRMCAETIVETSNSGSRIPTEGDLKLYLKRWDKRYGLTYKVLDILQTVFYRSDATREAFVEMCDDLDVQRLTFDSYLYKTVVPANPITQLKITAKTIGSLIRGNALAP from the coding sequence TTGACACTACGGGTTGCTGTTATTGGGTCAGGCCCTGCTGGTTCATCTGCCGCTGAAACACTGGCAGCCTCTGGGATTGAAACCTACCTGTTTGAGCGGAAGCTAGACAATGCAAAGCCTTGTGGGGGTGCAATTCCCCTGTGTATGGTGAGTGAATTTGACCTACCACCAGAAATTATCGATCGCCGGGTACGGAAGATGAAAATGATTTCGCCTTCCAATCGCGAGGTTGATATCAATCTGGTAAATGAAGATGAATATATAGGAATGTGCCGCCGGGAAGTGTTAGATGGCTTTTTGCGCGATCGCGCGGCAAAACTAGGCGCAAATTTAATTAATGCCACTGTTCATAAACTTGATATACCAGGAAACAATACTGATCCCTATACCATCCATTACATTGACCATACAGACGGTATATCGCAGGGTATTGCTAAAACCTTGAAGGTGGATTTAATTATTGGGGCCGATGGGGCTAATTCCCGCGTTGCCAAAGAAATGGATGCTGGGGATTACAATTATGCGATCGCTTTCCAAGAGCGGATTCGCTTACCCGAAGACAAAATGGCCTACTACAACGACCTCGCCGAAATGTATGTCGGTGATGACGTTTCGACCGATTTCTACGCTTGGGTTTTCCCCAAATATGACCACGTAGCTGTCGGTACTGGTACGATGCACATCAATAAAGCCAGCATCAAACAGTTACAAGCTGGTATCCGCGCCCGTGCTTCCGAGAAACTAGCTGGTGGTAAAATCATCAAAGTCGAAGCACACCCAATTCCCGAACATCCCCGTCCCCGTCGTGTTGTCGGTCGCATCGCTTTGGTGGGAGATGCTGCTGGTTACGTTACCAAGTCCTCTGGTGAAGGTATCTATTTTGCCGCTAAATCTGGGCGGATGTGTGCCGAAACCATTGTCGAAACATCTAACAGTGGTAGCCGTATTCCTACAGAAGGCGACCTGAAGCTTTACCTGAAGCGTTGGGATAAAAGATACGGACTCACTTACAAGGTGCTGGACATTCTGCAAACTGTGTTCTATCGTTCCGACGCTACCCGCGAGGCGTTTGTGGAAATGTGCGATGACCTCGATGTACAACGGCTAACATTCGATAGCTATTTGTATAAGACGGTTGTCCCAGCTAATCCCATCACCCAATTGAAAATTACTGCCAAAACTATCGGTAGTCTAATTCGGGGTAATGCTCTTGCACCTTAG
- a CDS encoding DUF3370 domain-containing protein — MLNFISYLFLAQASPSPAPQEIFVPQQTRPLTGHLDEVPVFNSNNPEVVKSEGILLSTFPPQGKKVPSAHLNFPFQGRFDLFSHHIARAIETPNDLRTLYLGVVIYNPSDRPATVNILQAASYVSQPDAPFIKLPPMLSNNSGNIYAGLGDRVMNDVLRVRRQGWAAQLLIPPKQSRMLMNHPIPVRTLTPPLNGRSTLLRLYSDRPVYMANLAMFAKPNPDGSERAPTLEEWENLLENGDFAGPREPAPSPPDKLAGATEIYGRVAGVAVGSRWQAQVTDSNSSYLTIPESGQAFSYGLSTLLAGKMGTGQNQTAKLVARYPGTAYEAHGNYGIEYNISLPLFNNTDKPQTINVLFQTPIKEDELSKPGLRFFSPPAPSVFFRGTVRIRYNDDNGLPRTQYWHLVQQRGQMGKPLAQLKISPGQRRLVEVDFLYPPDATPPQMLTIQTVDQT; from the coding sequence ATGCTTAATTTTATTTCCTATTTGTTTTTGGCTCAAGCATCGCCTTCTCCAGCACCACAAGAAATCTTCGTTCCTCAACAAACAAGACCTTTAACAGGACATCTTGACGAAGTACCAGTATTTAACAGTAATAACCCAGAAGTAGTTAAGAGTGAAGGAATCCTCCTATCTACATTTCCTCCTCAAGGTAAAAAAGTGCCCAGCGCCCACCTGAACTTTCCATTTCAGGGACGGTTTGATTTATTTTCTCACCATATTGCTAGAGCGATTGAGACGCCAAATGATTTGCGGACTCTTTATTTGGGAGTGGTTATTTACAATCCCAGCGATCGCCCTGCAACTGTCAATATATTGCAAGCAGCTAGTTATGTAAGTCAACCTGATGCACCTTTTATCAAGCTTCCTCCCATGCTGTCAAATAATTCGGGAAACATTTATGCAGGGCTGGGCGATCGCGTAATGAATGATGTGCTACGAGTCAGACGACAAGGATGGGCAGCCCAGTTGCTAATTCCACCAAAACAAAGCCGGATGTTAATGAATCATCCAATTCCAGTGCGGACTTTAACGCCGCCATTGAATGGACGTTCTACTTTGTTACGTTTGTATAGCGATCGTCCTGTTTATATGGCGAACCTGGCCATGTTTGCTAAACCCAATCCCGATGGTAGTGAAAGAGCGCCTACTTTAGAAGAATGGGAGAATTTATTAGAAAATGGTGATTTTGCTGGGCCTCGTGAACCGGCTCCCAGTCCTCCAGATAAACTTGCAGGGGCAACAGAAATTTACGGACGGGTAGCGGGGGTAGCTGTTGGCTCTCGTTGGCAAGCACAAGTTACCGACTCTAATAGTTCATACCTGACAATTCCCGAATCAGGACAAGCTTTTTCTTACGGTTTAAGTACCCTTTTGGCTGGCAAAATGGGTACGGGACAAAACCAAACTGCTAAACTTGTAGCGCGTTATCCTGGTACTGCTTACGAAGCTCACGGCAATTACGGTATTGAATACAACATCTCTCTACCATTATTCAATAATACGGATAAGCCGCAAACTATAAATGTACTTTTTCAAACGCCTATTAAAGAAGATGAGTTAAGTAAACCAGGGCTGCGCTTTTTTTCACCACCCGCACCATCTGTCTTTTTCCGAGGCACTGTTCGTATTCGCTACAACGACGATAATGGCTTACCCAGAACCCAATATTGGCATTTAGTTCAACAACGGGGACAGATGGGAAAACCGCTGGCTCAATTAAAAATATCTCCTGGACAGCGCCGACTGGTAGAAGTGGATTTTCTCTACCCACCTGATGCTACGCCTCCTCAAATGCTGACAATTCAAACTGTAGACCAAACATAA
- a CDS encoding pentapeptide repeat-containing protein yields MTIESNSSNLPTPEPDPEDDLQPDDFDGSANEKNLPSQALAAIGSLQSPQHTTALQQARSDFKQPIAKQFTVKPRALLIILIAIAITFIGVILNNWIVGTIGTLITLLLSLAILLPWLQEVLDEWFSPQERTLFVAFLGLIVAIIGLIRFTGVGDRLLLLGRQINWDIAGSLAEWFGALGQILIAIIAVYVAWRQYVISKDLTIQQNMLTVQQNIITQQQTIDSYFQGVSDLVLDEEGLLEDWPQERAIAEGRTAAILSSVDGSGKAKILRFLSRSKLLSPLKRDGRLGRAILDGSGGYAEDRLEGVRVIDLGVMLAAADLSGTDLRWTDLSEANLVRANLVGCDLVKANLSRTILYNANLSSADLNGIRLFYGVLEKASPRSRTERPDYETGEHTGAVVENADFTNVQRMSESARCYCCTWGGEKTRGTIPGGCEGIPNKLGR; encoded by the coding sequence ATGACGATTGAATCCAATTCCTCTAATCTACCAACCCCAGAACCAGACCCCGAAGATGATTTGCAGCCGGATGACTTTGACGGGAGTGCAAATGAGAAAAACCTACCCTCACAAGCACTAGCAGCAATTGGTTCTTTGCAATCTCCGCAACATACAACTGCTTTACAACAAGCCCGTTCTGACTTCAAACAACCCATTGCCAAGCAATTTACAGTTAAGCCGAGGGCATTGCTGATTATTTTAATCGCGATCGCCATCACCTTCATTGGAGTTATCCTGAATAACTGGATCGTTGGCACAATCGGCACGCTGATAACTTTGCTGTTATCCCTAGCGATATTATTGCCTTGGTTGCAAGAAGTTTTAGACGAATGGTTTTCACCCCAAGAACGCACCCTGTTTGTGGCGTTTTTGGGACTCATAGTAGCCATCATTGGCTTGATCAGGTTCACGGGTGTAGGCGATCGCTTGCTGCTTTTAGGACGCCAGATTAACTGGGATATTGCTGGTAGCCTAGCAGAATGGTTTGGCGCTTTGGGGCAAATTCTCATTGCTATCATTGCTGTTTACGTAGCATGGCGACAATATGTTATTTCCAAAGACTTGACAATTCAGCAAAATATGCTGACAGTTCAGCAAAATATTATCACCCAGCAACAGACAATTGATTCTTATTTCCAAGGCGTTTCCGACTTAGTATTAGATGAAGAAGGATTATTAGAAGATTGGCCTCAAGAAAGAGCGATCGCAGAAGGACGCACTGCGGCAATTTTAAGTAGTGTCGATGGTAGTGGGAAAGCGAAAATTCTCCGTTTTCTCTCACGTTCTAAGTTGCTTTCACCCTTAAAACGCGATGGGCGATTAGGTAGAGCCATTCTTGACGGGAGTGGCGGATATGCAGAAGACCGCCTTGAAGGTGTGCGCGTCATAGATTTAGGCGTAATGCTAGCCGCCGCAGACCTTTCTGGCACTGATTTGCGTTGGACTGATTTGAGCGAAGCTAATCTTGTCCGCGCTAATCTGGTCGGTTGTGACTTAGTAAAAGCCAATCTCTCGCGCACAATTTTATATAATGCTAATCTCAGTAGTGCTGACCTGAACGGGATTCGCCTATTCTACGGTGTACTGGAAAAAGCATCACCCCGCAGCCGCACTGAACGACCAGATTATGAAACCGGCGAACACACTGGCGCTGTGGTGGAAAATGCCGATTTTACGAATGTGCAGCGGATGTCTGAGTCTGCGCGTTGCTACTGTTGCACTTGGGGTGGCGAAAAAACCAGAGGTACTATTCCTGGTGGTTGTGAAGGTATTCCTAATAAGTTGGGAAGATAG
- a CDS encoding Uma2 family endonuclease, protein MTQALPKLLTFNEFIEWYPNDGKRYELHKGVIVEMPPPTGSHEKVIAFLSRKLTVEFDRLNLPYGIPKTALIQTPSAESAYSPDVLLLNLDNLDNEPLFQKQSTVSQAASVPIVIEVVSTNWRDDYYNKLRDYEEMGIPEYWIADYAALGARKFIGNPKQPTIFVCELVDGEYQMTAFQGNTTISSPTFPQLNLTAQQIFNAAN, encoded by the coding sequence ATGACCCAAGCGTTGCCAAAATTACTAACCTTCAATGAATTTATCGAATGGTATCCCAACGATGGAAAACGCTATGAGTTGCACAAAGGAGTAATTGTTGAAATGCCACCCCCAACCGGTTCGCATGAAAAAGTTATTGCGTTTTTGTCGCGGAAATTAACCGTGGAGTTTGATCGTCTTAATTTACCCTATGGAATCCCCAAAACTGCATTGATCCAAACTCCTTCTGCCGAATCCGCTTACTCGCCTGATGTGTTGCTGCTAAATCTTGATAATCTCGACAATGAACCGCTTTTTCAAAAACAGTCAACAGTAAGCCAAGCAGCATCGGTTCCAATAGTTATTGAAGTTGTTTCAACTAACTGGCGAGATGATTACTACAATAAACTTAGGGATTATGAGGAAATGGGCATTCCCGAATATTGGATTGCTGATTATGCTGCATTGGGTGCAAGAAAGTTCATCGGCAATCCCAAACAACCCACTATTTTTGTATGCGAATTAGTTGATGGTGAATATCAAATGACAGCCTTTCAAGGTAACACCACGATTTCATCACCTACCTTTCCCCAATTAAATTTAACTGCACAGCAAATCTTTAATGCGGCTAACTGA
- a CDS encoding calcium-binding protein produces the protein MANITFNGTNGPDALVYFKENDFLIYGVQSSLFDVVFINGLDGDDIISSVSFSAYIINGGAGNDIVFGNYQGDVLAGDDSFDVVGGNDYLAGFNGDDALYGFGGNDTLIGGTGKDKLYGVDGNDVFRFDSVSDSQPGLSRDIIKDFVGNGIFAGDRIDLSRIDANTNIAGDQGFTYIGSGAFTAPGQIRYSGDILQGNTDSNLSANFEIQLEGSPLLVASDIIV, from the coding sequence ATGGCAAATATAACTTTTAACGGTACTAATGGCCCTGACGCTTTAGTTTACTTTAAGGAAAATGATTTTTTAATATATGGTGTTCAAAGTAGTCTGTTTGATGTTGTTTTCATAAACGGATTAGACGGTGACGACATTATCAGCAGTGTTTCTTTTAGCGCTTATATCATCAATGGCGGTGCTGGCAACGATATAGTCTTTGGCAATTATCAAGGTGATGTCCTCGCAGGGGATGATTCGTTTGATGTCGTTGGTGGTAACGATTACCTCGCAGGGTTTAACGGTGACGATGCCCTCTATGGCTTTGGTGGCAACGATACTCTCATAGGGGGTACTGGCAAGGATAAACTCTATGGGGTTGATGGCAACGATGTTTTCCGGTTTGACTCAGTTTCAGATAGTCAACCTGGTTTGTCACGGGATATTATCAAAGACTTTGTTGGAAACGGTATCTTTGCAGGAGATCGAATTGATCTATCTCGCATAGATGCTAATACCAATATAGCGGGCGACCAAGGCTTCACTTACATTGGAAGTGGCGCATTCACCGCACCCGGTCAGATCCGTTATTCAGGAGATATTCTCCAAGGTAATACTGATAGTAATCTATCGGCTAATTTCGAGATTCAGCTTGAAGGATCACCACTACTAGTGGCAAGCGATATTATCGTTTAA